tgtataaacgttgcacaaagaaaaatataatttcttaagcagtataaagcatgtataaaaataagaatggacatggtctaccttcacaacgGCTTCCcgttccggagtaggcccaaatgaatgggcctagtccggatggtgctgccgcgaggcggacgctggggctgaaccagccgctgaatcagccgcggaatctgcctgacgTGTATTCAGCAACAAAAGCTGCCCCCTAtttccctgtgtgaacgagccctaagggtaaAGGCAAAGCAGGAATTTGACCTGTGGGCTGACAGAAAGGAGTACCTATACCGTTCTTAACAGGATGCAGAGTTCTTCCACTATGGAAATCGGGCAGGGAAACTACTAGCCTGGTTAGCCACAGGCGGCCTATTTACTGCTCATCTCACTGCCTTACTCGACTTGACAAAGACAGATAAAATTGTATCCGTTTGCCGTGGTTTTTTTCAGTCTCTTTATTTGGACTTGTAGGGACCTGAGCCCAGATGGTGGATCACTTTAATGATTTTCATGTCACTGGGCATATTAGACTGGAACCAAAAATGTGCATATTAAAGTCCTGGTCAAATCTGGTATAGACCCTTTGGAACCAAGCTCATATAGACCTATATCCTTAATAGATGTAGATATGAAGCTCCTCTCAAAGATCTTAGCAAATTACCTTGCCACAATGAAGCCAGGACTGATTGGTAGATCACAGATTGGTTTCACATGGGGGAGGGCGGCAGTAGCCAACATCTGTAAGGTTTTGGTGGTTTTGGACTGGGTGTATCACCATGAGCAAGGAAAAAGTCCAGTCTTGTTAGCACTTGATGCAGAAAAAGCTTTCGATAACATCAGGTGGGACTGGTTGGGGTTGAAGATGAGGAGAACAAGCAATTTTAGAATGTACTTGGGGGCTTGTATATCCATATTTCAGTCCAATTAAGTACTCAGAATCAATTAGAAGAACACTTACCGCTGCAGAGGGGaatctgcagggctgtcacttgtcctttttttgtttaatattttTGGAGGACACAGATATGGAACAAATTAAGTCAATACTGGTCATTCATAGACTTGATATTGAGAAACATAAATTTTAGCAAAGTGGAAGGGTTTTTTAGTAACTCGCTATAATAAATGAAATGATGAGACCTTTTCAAGATACAAGTtagtaactaaacttttgattttctggtagcatttgtaatgtaatatttataatatttgtaatacattttttaatatactttataaattttgtaatatattttattaacaaatgttggttcctttctgtgaaatccagcatttgttcactctttcccttgcttctttaCTGCTCCCTGCTTCTCATTTTCTCATTGTATACAAACTACAAGGCTGTGTGAAGTGAAGACAAAATTAGGGTGGGGAAGGGTCTCTTCAAATTGTTATAAACAGTAAAAACTTACTctgtgtgcccatgtgaccactggtcacAATCATAGGACTCAGCGGTGACCCCCAGGCTGATGAAATCACAGAAGAACACATGTCACAGAAGAGGTTTTAAGTAAATTTAAGGTTCCGAGCCACCAAATATTAAACAAATTTAcatatttatttacatatattgCTGAATAACCATACAATATGCGCTAcaaagatatattagaaagttggggaagggggggggggggttatggtgGACTTAGCCAAGAATTGTAAATTTATCTTGGACAACTGCCTTTAAAGACCGGATGACCTGGGAAAACAGGGAAAGTATCCTTAACTTATGATGTTGCAGGCACTTGCTTGGTTTGCTCTTTAATAAAACTGACAGTATTTTCATTTTTAAACAAACAATTGTATTCTGGTGGCAGTGTCTGATTCAGAACCAGAAGACTATAATTCACCATCTGATGATTCAAAAGCAGATGATTCAATAAATTGAGAAACCTTCCTCACACACTGCCAGTAAGGCTGAAGAatgatatgtcatcctctactaccagTGAAGAGCCCCACAAATGTGAAGTAGACAGAGTGACCCCCAGTCAAATGACCCCATATATATTTTTACCCCAAATTCCAGAATTCATTCTAGCCCTGGGAATAAAAATTGATACCACTGGGTATAgggaaattgatttttttttcacagatgaGATATTGAACCTAATGGTTACACCAGGGGTCAGCAATCCTCAACACTGGTGCCAGAGATATATTTGTCTAGCACAgggctctctctgctgttttaaaGACATGTCAGTGCTGCTTTGGGTGGCAATCTCTCTCTAATGGACCATGAAAATACAGttggaggcagtggcgtaactaggaatggcagggccctgtggtgaacttttgacagctgctaccgccgGTACCCCGTTAGTTACGCCCCCGTTTGGAGGTGAGGATGAATAGGGAAGAATACATGATGTCTTAGTGTTCTAGTGTTCAAGCTATTGTGTGTGGAAAGTATAATATGACAGTTCAGCTTGTCTTcattcattttaaccccttaaggaccaggccattttttggtttcacattttcgtttttccctcctcacatttcaagagccataactttttcatttttcagttcacagagtcatatgatggcttattgtttgtgggacaaatcgtactttgtaatggcatcattcaataggcagtgcaatgtactgggaagctgtaaaaaaattcagaatgaggtgcaattggagaaaaaatgcatttgcgccattttcatatgggtttaatttttacagcgttcactgtttggtagaaatgacatgttacctgtgttctacgtgtcaatacgaacacggtgataccaaatttatatagtatttgaaatgttttgatacttttaaaaaatgataaactttgcaaaatagaaaaaaaaatttgtttcgtcatgttctgacacctgtaactttttcatatttacatgtatggagctggttgtggtgtctttttatgcggaacAAGATgaagtttctattgataccatttggggaaagatctgatggtttgatcactttttattcaattttttataggaggcaaagtgttgaaaaaaaacgctatttggctatttttatttttttttgccgctacgctgttcacagtacgggataaatgttttaatattttaatagttcgggcattttggagcacgggatacctaatgtgtttatgtttaatgttctttatttacttttatatctgatctagggaaaggggggtgatttgaacttttatattttttttaattttttaaatacttttaaaaacttttttttttcttcttatacatttatgatcagaccccttaggtaccttgaaacctagggggtctgatcgctcatactattcactgcaatactacagtattgcagtgaatagcaaaaccCCAgcaggcatcgtctaatagatctagtgcagagagaagcctggaagccttcaataggcttccggctgtcatagcaaccgatcaccgccctcatgtgacgttcaggagggcgttGATCGGccgaaaatggcggcgcccgtgccgcctgcGCCATTTACACGCTGCGgacgcgtttgaccgcagtgtgtaaagggttaacagcagtgaTCTGCTTGGGCACCGTCCGCTGCTGTTAGTGgaaggtcctggctgtattatacatctgccctgtatggagcgagctcagcgtgtgagctcgctccatacatccccatgcgacccatgcagTAATAGTACGttatgggtcgctaaggggttaataaggctgtaaagatttttttgatttttttcaacAAAAAGGCTACCCCCATAAAATAGGCTTATTGCAGACTACACTTAGGCCCGTGTTCAACCAAAATTAATATCcaattattaatatattaatatgggACTTAAAAGCTATACGGTCCTATTGGTCCACAGatgatctacagtcatggccaaaagttttgagaatgatacaaatattaatttttacaaagtctactgcttcagtttttctaatggcaatttgcatatactccataatgttataaagagtgatcatctTAACAGCAactacttgcaaagtcaatatttgcctagaaaatgaactttatcccccaaaacacatttcaacatcattgcagccctgccttaaaaggaccagctaacatcgtttcagtgattgctccattaacacaggtgtgggtgttgatgaggatggggctggagatcaatctgtcatgattaagtaagaatgacaccactggacactttaaaagtaggctggaggctggtgcttggcattattgtttctcttctgttaaccatggttatctgtaaagaaacacgtgcagtcatcattgcactgctcaaaaatggcctaacagggaagagtatcacagctagaaagattgcacctcagtcaacaatctatcgcatcatcaagaacttcaaggagagaggttccattgttggcaaaacggctccagggcgcccaagaaagaccagcaagcaccaggaccgaagtgtttcagctgcgggattgggctaccagtaGTGCaaagcttgctgaggaatggcagcaggcaggtgtgagtgcatctgcacgcactgtgaggcggagactcttggagcaaggcctggtctcaaggagggcagcaaagaagccacttctctccagaaaaaacatcagggacagactgatattctgcaaaaggtacaggcaGTGGACTGCTGAgtactggggtaaagtcattttccctgatgaatccccttttcgattgtttgggacatctggaaaacagcctatttggagaagatgaggtgagcgctaccatcagtcttgtctcatgccaactttaAAGCATcctgaacagtggcgtaactaggaatggcggggccccgtggcgaacttttgacatggggccccccccccatcccatctgacgccgaagacctcgaccgaccccctcctccgcactctattatgtcccttacttggccctgcacacagtattaaccccaatagtgtcccctgcacacagtattaaccccaatagtgtcccctgcacacagtattaaccccaatagtgtcccctgcacacagtattaaccccaatagtgtcccctgcacacagtattaaccccaatagtgtcccctgcacacagtattaaccccaatagtgtcccctgcacacagtattaaccccaatagtgtcccctgcacacagtattaaccccaatagtgtcccctgcacacagtattaaccccaatagtgtcccctgcacacagtattaaccccaatagtgtcccctgcacacagtattaaccccaatagtgtcccctgcacacagtattaaccccaatagtgtcccctgcacacagtattaaccccaatagtgtcccctgcacacagtattaaccccaatagtgtcccctgcacacagtattaaccccaatagtgtcccttgcacacagtattaaccccaatagtggcccctgcacacagtattaaccccaatagtggcccctgcacacagtattatgtccctctgtggacacccataaacaattattatactctggggtcttttcagaccccagagtataataatcggagacctggggaataaaaacattaaaaaaaaaaaacactgttgcttcttacctgttccccggctcctgtgctgtgctgtcctcctgtgctgaccagcgctcgcgtccttcgttaatgacgtcggacatcacatgacctgggaagcatactgggttcatgtgacgtcagagacgtccgacaacagtaggacggaggcctggcaggatcgcggagaggtaagtaacagttttttatgtttcttacctctcctgatccgccggtcattatactcgggggtctgcaaagacccccgagtataatgatagcccctgtggggcccgcggtgtcacttgccgatcccggcccagccaggatcggcaagtgaatagggcccgtaactgcctattgaaaaaaaaacgcagcggtagcggctgtcaccgggccccctaatggcccgggccctgtggcagctgctactgctgctaccacggtagttacgccactgatcctgaaaccattcatgtgtggggttgcttctcagccaagggaatcggctctctcacagtcttgcctaaaaacacagccatgaataaagaatggtaccagaatgtcctccaagatcaacttctcccaactgtccaagagaAGTTTGGCGATCAAcgatgccttttccagcatgatggagcaccttggcataaagcaaaggtgataactaaatggctcagggaacaaaacatagagattttgggtccatggcctggaaactccccagatcttaatcccattgagaacttgtggtcaatcatcaagagacgggtggacaaacaaaaacctacaaattctgacaaaatgcaagcattgattgcacaagaatggactgctatcagtcaggatttggtccagaagttgattgagagcatgccagggagaattgcagaggtcctgaagaagggtcaacactgcaaatattgacttgctgcattaactcattctaactgtcaatataagcttttgttactcataatatgattgcagttatatttctgtatatgataaaaacatctgacaaacacacataaaaaccagagggcagcagatcatgtgaaaatataatatttgtgtcattctcaaaacatttggccatgactgtatatgataCACCAAGGTAATAGGGCTGGTGAGAAGCGCTTCGAAGCGCTGCTGAAATTTCTCCATTACAGCAGTAATAACTAGCATGTTGCCATTTTTGACCCCACCCAGACTATTTATCCCTTTCCTGCCGCAGGTGTTTTTCATGTATGATGCCCTgccctccaaaccccataactttttaatctTTCCATTCGCAGAGCCATGTGAGGGCTAAATGTGGACAGTGAGGGTGTCTTTTTTATATGTGGCACTTTGGGCTGTATAATTTAATATGGAACACTTTGAGAGGTAATTTTTATTGGACGTAATTTTATATAAGGCACGGTGTACATTTATATAGGGGATAAACTTTATTCAGTACAATACGTGGTACACtttaaaatatattgtataataatgcAATTAACTATAAAGCATTTTGTGGAGCTGCAACAGAAATAAAATTGCATGGCGTGTTAATAGACAATTACAATggagaaaaacatgaaaaatatgaTTATCTTACAAATACATTATCTTAAGGCACTTATATTTTTGTACTGTCAAGGTGTTACCATATTATTGTACAAAGTATTGTACCTGCTACAGTTTTCTGTtaataaaacatttttcaattgTTGCCAAAATAAATGCTCTGCTTGTGGATTTGTGGGCCACTCCAAAATTGAGCTTGCACAAATTTTCTTCCTAATTCTCAGGTACTGTGAACTTTGTAGAACAGGCTGTAACAATACAATTACAATCACATCCATATTGTCATCCATCAGTTTTTGCATGGCCAAGTAAAAGGCGGTCCGGAACTTTTCtctttgtatgtattttttggtgAGAACAAATAAAGTCTTTTTACTTTGGTTAATACTTTGGGCAATGTTGTCAATGACGGCTTTCCCCAGTTCCCAATCTCTTTCTTCTAGGCAGAGAAGTATGCTCTTGTTGCCCTGAACTTCAATCTGGTGACATAATTCATTATAAACCCAGTCGGTAACTGCTGGATCTGTCTCATCATATGCAATAAATGCATCATAAATGCTGTCTGAAGAACGGACTTTGTTTTGCTTGGTTTGCTTTATCTTGGCACTGAACCAGTGGTATATATACCACACGTCCCAAAAAAACAAATTTTTCATTACTGGTAATGCGGTTAGTGAAACTATTACCAGTGATGACATTAGAAACAGAAGCATTGCTACGAAGTCCTCATTGCAGGTATGCATGTCAAAGTATATGATTCCTCTCTTCTTCCAGGTACTAGGGGTAGCACAAGTAACATCCGTGGCCAGCCGTGGGATGGTGACATTACTTTTGATGATCCACTGTAAAAAGTCAGTGATTTCACAGGTACAATCAAATGGGTTTCCTTTCAACCACAGGACTTTCAAAAATGTAATATTACTCAATAAAAATACTGATTTATTTATTGTATGGATATGGTTTTTGCTCAAATCAAGTTCAGTAAGGCTTGTAGTTCTATAAAGAAAGGAAGCTGACAACTGTGATATACGATTTTTGCGCAGTAAAAGTTTTTGCAAAGAAGATGTGTACTTGAATAAGTTGGATTTAATTTCTTCTAGCTTATTATGGCTAAGGTCAAGGAATTTCAGATTTTTAAAGTGTTTCAGTTTTTTCCAGTCCCATAATTTTAATTTGTTGTTGTTTAGGTAGAGTTTTGTTATATTTCGTGGTAAATTTGAAACAAATATATCAGAGAGTTGTTTAAGATTATTGAAAGATATGTCAAGGATTCTAAGGCTGGAAAAATTCTTAAATATATCCTTATAAGGTTGGTTCCATCTTCCCAACATGATATTCAAATTGTTCCCCGAAAACCTTAATTCCTCTATTCCATTCTCTGGTATTTGGTATTCAGTTAGAGAAGAAATTTTATTCCAACTTATATTTAACACTTTTAGACTCGGGAGATTACCAATAAAATTCAAATTATGACTTACACCTTCAACTATAAAGTACTTGGCATTGTAACTTAAGTCTAACACTTGCAAATTTGACAATTCCTTAAATGCATTTGAGGATGCAAAATCTAATGTGTTATATGACAAGTCCAAGTATGTGAGATTTGGCATGTAAACAAATTCTAACCCATTTAAATCTTGATCAATACCGTTATGGGATAAATTCAAACACACTATGTCTGATAAGAAATTAAAGTCATCTGCATATATAAATAACATGGTATTATAACTAAGATCTAATGTTTTTCCATATGAAATACATATGGGCTCGATGGTTTGGTCAGACCACCTATTATTTTCTACAGGGTACATAGTGGAGTTTCCTAATGTATTGTATGTCACATCATCATGGATGGAACCTCCATATTTTGGAATTTTCTTATAATTTTCTTGATTTGATCCCAAAATAAATGGAGTTATTCTGTTTTTAGACAAGTAAATCATTGTTACATTTTGAAAATTATGGAAGACTGTTAAATTTACTTGCTTAATAAAGTTTGATCCAACATTTATAATATTCAATGTTTT
This sequence is a window from Leptodactylus fuscus isolate aLepFus1 chromosome 2, aLepFus1.hap2, whole genome shotgun sequence. Protein-coding genes within it:
- the LOC142194100 gene encoding toll-like receptor 8 is translated as MFRMLLNLPSVLLIIYNSFGICTENLNNRTHPCTIKEMNISVVFDCQARHLKTVPPPINYSTTSAELLLSKNHIHTVHKTAFQKWHNLIKVDLSCNSYQRHADKAARVLVIDDEAFFDQTKLEQLLVDNNNLHTIPHGLPISLLTLSLQYNNIFSVVSENFAKIKHLKELYLDHNCFYGNNCSKTVEIQEGTFLQLEELTILSLSGNNLNKVPPGLPSSLKALYLKNNNISTIGEEDFMNLTDLEILHLSGNCPRCFNAPFACKPCPGQSQLSIHPNAFQYLTNLLELNLGNTSLTSVPRVWFQNLRRLKALNLEKNYLVKEMKSGEFLLSLSSLQKLDLSFNNEIGTYFQNLNLSENFSKLISLRELHVQGYVFQQITNITFAPLLQIKTLNIINVGSNFIKQVNLTVFHNFQNVTMIYLSKNRITPFILGSNQENYKKIPKYGGSIHDDVTYNTLGNSTMYPVENNRWSDQTIEPICISYGKTLDLSYNTMLFIYADDFNFLSDIVCLNLSHNGIDQDLNGLEFVYMPNLTYLDLSYNTLDFASSNAFKELSNLQVLDLSYNAKYFIVEGVSHNLNFIGNLPSLKVLNISWNKISSLTEYQIPENGIEELRFSGNNLNIMLGRWNQPYKDIFKNFSSLRILDISFNNLKQLSDIFVSNLPRNITKLYLNNNKLKLWDWKKLKHFKNLKFLDLSHNKLEEIKSNLFKYTSSLQKLLLRKNRISQLSASFLYRTTSLTELDLSKNHIHTINKSVFLLSNITFLKVLWLKGNPFDCTCEITDFLQWIIKSNVTIPRLATDVTCATPSTWKKRGIIYFDMHTCNEDFVAMLLFLMSSLVIVSLTALPVMKNLFFWDVWYIYHWFSAKIKQTKQNKVRSSDSIYDAFIAYDETDPAVTDWVYNELCHQIEVQGNKSILLCLEERDWELGKAVIDNIAQSINQSKKTLFVLTKKYIQREKFRTAFYLAMQKLMDDNMDVIVIVLLQPVLQSSQYLRIRKKICASSILEWPTNPQAEHLFWQQLKNVLLTENCSRYNTLYNNMVTP